The following is a genomic window from Hymenobacter monticola.
GCAGCATCGGAGTTGGCGATTTCCAGAATCTGCCGCCGCTCGGGCAGCGAGAAGTCGGTGAAGGCGCGGCGAAGCAGGGGCACGATTTCGCGAAAGGTGTCCTCATTGAGCTCGCCCAGCCAGCGGTCGAGCAGGTCGAACAATTCGCGGTGGTGGATGAGCAACAAGCCCGAGCCGCGCAGGAAGCCCTCCACCCAGGCCGTGGCGTAGTCGGTGGGCTGGGCGGGCGCCAGGGCCAGGCCGAGGGCTGTGGCGGTGGCGTCGGAATCGTTTTGCTGGGCGTCGAAGAGCAGGCGGGTGGCCGCGCCGGCTAGCAGGCCAGCGCTGGCTGCATTGCGCTGCACCGCTCCCAACGCGGCGTACCAGTCGGCTTCGTGCTCGTCGTTTTGTAGCAGGCGGATGGCCTGGTGGGTGGCTTCCAGGCGCGTGAGCAGGGCCTTGGCCGCGTCGTAGTCGAGGCCGGCGCAGGCGGCGGGCAGCCCGATGCACAGGCGCGGCACCAGTTGCTGCACTACCTGGGCCACCTGCGCGGTGTCGGTGCGGCGCACGTTGCCGTAGCGCAGCACCTGGGCCAGCGGCGGCAGGGCGGCCAGCAGGTGTGTCACGTCGCGGGTGTCGGCCCCGATGGTTTCAAGCCGGGCCACCAGCGCCGGAATGGCCGGGCCCAGGTCGGCGCGCAGGGCGTGTTCCAGCAGCGTGCTCACCGCTTCGAGGCTGGTGGCCTCGGCGGCGCGGGCGGCGGCGCGGGCGGCGGCGGCGGCCAGCACGGTATTGCCCCAGCGGCCGGCTTCAATGACGGCCAGGGCCATTTCGGGCTCCCATTCCAAGGTCCACAGCTCGTGGAAGGTGCCGCGGGCGCCCGTCGCTTCTTCGGGCTCGCCCCAGTTGATGTCGAGCAGGCGCAGGCGGTGCAGCAGGTGGCTGCGGTCGAGCTGGGCGGGCTGCCGCAGGTCGAGGTCGAGGTCTTTGGCCATGGCTTCGGGCTTGAGGCGCAGCGACTTTTGCTGCTGAGCCAGGTCCTGCTGCAAGGGCGTGGCGGGCAAGCCGGCGGGCACCTCGCCCAGCTTGTGGCCGATTACCAGTTCCTTCTGCACCAGGGCCAGCGGCTCGGCGTAGCCTCCTCCCAAAATGGCCACGGCCGCTTCCTGCAGCTCATCGATGCCCGGCAAAGCCAGCCCGCGCACGGCAGCCAGCGCCGCCGCCAGCCGCACACCCTCAATGGCGTGAGCCGAGGAGGCGTCCACGTCCTGCCCGCGCAGCAGGCGGGTGGCGCGCACCATCCAGTGCGTCAGCACTTCGGCCCGCGGCTGGCTGAACAGCAGCTCGTACCAGGCCGGCGAGAGCACGCCTGCCCCATAGCCCGAGCTGAACGACAGCCGCTCGTAGGTCCACGGAATCCAGGTGGTTTCGGTCGGCACTTTCTTCAGCCCTTTCAGCCGCGCTTTATCTTCCTTTTTCAGCAAATCAGCTTGCAGCACCGGCGCGTGCCAGGCCCCGCACACCACCGCCACACGCGGGTAGCCCTGGGCCAGGGTGGCGCGCAGGGTTTCGCGCATAAAGGCCTCGCGCAGCAGGGTTTCTTCGGTTTCGGGGCGCTTTAGCTCCTCGCGCAGTGCTGTCATCAGCTCCAGCACCACGGCGAAGGTGTCAGCGTTGCCGGGCGCGTGTTCGAGGTGTGTTTCCCACCACTGCTCCGAATCGGTGTAGCCGGCCAGGCGGGCAATGTAGGCCACGGGGTCGGTGTTGGGGGCGACTTCCGGTGCCTCACCGGCCGCCGGAACCTCACCCCCTGACCCCCTCTCCAAAAGAGAGGGGGCACCGGCTCGTGAGGACGATTCCATAACCGTAATATCTGGGAGCAAGTCCGCTGCCCCCTCTCTTTTGGAGAGGGGGTCAGGGGGTGAGGTTTGCGCGAGGGGAGCCAAAATGGCCTCTCGCATGCCAAACCGCAGGCTCATCGGCAAATCCATGCACCGCACGTGCGCCGCATTTCGTGCCGCCCAATGCACCGCCTGCCACTCCGGCGAAAACTCGGCGAAGGGCAGAAACGAGGCCTGCCCCTGCTGCTTGGGGTTGTACACCAGCAGCGCTACGGGCGGCACCAATTCGGGGTTGGTGGCGGTGGCCAGGGCGGCCTCGGCATCGGCGGGGCATTCGAGCAGAATGATATCGGGCCAGAATTCTTCGAGGGCGGCCACGAGGCTGGCGGCGCTGCCGGGGCCGTGGTGGCGAATGCCGAACAGGCGGAGGTTGGTGGACATGGGGCGGAATGGGGAGGGCAAGGGGTGCAAATGAACAACGCCCCGCCCAACCCGGCCCGCGTTTTAGGTAAAATCCTCGTCTATCAGCTCCTTATTGAGGACAGCCCCGGCCTTGGAGCCTGCCGCTACGGCCGCAGCCAGCGCCCGCATTGGCGTGGTGTTGTCGCCGGCCGCGTACACGCCTTTCATGCTGGTGCGTTGAAAATCATCAACCTGCACATAGCCCATCTCGGTGATGGCGCAGCCCAGCTGCTGGGCCAGGGTGCCGGGCAGTTGAAACGGCACGCGGGCAAACACTGCGTCGAGCGGATAGTCCGGGCCATCGGCCAGCTGCACCGCGCGCAGGTAGCCCTGCTCGTGCGCGAGGCCGCTGATGGGCGTTTCAACTACCGCTACCTGATGGCGGGCCAGGGCCGCCCGCTGGGCCTCGGTGAGGGTGGCCGGGCCGTCGGTGAACAAGGTGAGTTGCCGCGTCCACTGCCGAATCAGGCGGGCAAACTCGAAGCCCACGTCGCCGTTGCCCAGCACGCCCAGGCGCTGGTCGGCCACTTCGTAGCCGTGGCAGTAGGGGCAGTGCAGCACCGAGATGCCCCAGCACTCGGCAAAGCCGGGCAGGGCCGGCAGCAGGTCGGTGATGCCGGTGGCCAGCACCAGCTTGCGCGCCGTGATACGGGTGCCAGCAGCTGTTTCGATGAGGAATCCGCCCTCAACGTTTGCGGCCGTCAGCGCCTCATCAGCCCGCAGCTCTATAGTGGGATACTGCAGCACCTGTTCGATGGCCTGGGCGCGCAGGGCAGCCGGCGTGGCGCCGTCCTGGGTGAGGAAGTTGTGCGAGTGGGGCGTCTGGCGGTTGCAGGGCCGGCCGGTGTCGAGGAGGAGCACCCGGCGGCGGGCGCGGCCCAGGGCCATGGCGGCGGAAAGACCGGCGTAGCTCCCGCCGATAATCAGAACGTCAAATTCTTGCATGAAAAGAAGGGTTGAAAGCAGCCGCGCTACCTGCGTGCCAGCTGGGCGGACGCGGGCAGCTGGCTCTCCTTACAGTTTCTACAGTTGCTACGAAGTTAGAGGCGCTGCTGGGCTGTGGTGTGGTGGCTAATGTCGAACAGGCAAATGTTGGAAGTATGTGAGGGAAATGTTCTTGGGATAGTAGCTAATTAGTCTAGTACACCTTGACGCGTGTCCATCGTGGGGGACAAGCTGAGCCTCGCAGGGAACAACGCCGTTAGCTAGATTAGCTAACCTTTTTGCCGGTATGGCAGCTAGGTGATGTTTGCCTTCCCATAGGGTTATGTCACGATTTACGCTCTCCTAAAGCGCTCTGGATTGAGATTAATGACGAATGCAATGGTGTTTAATGAACATAAATGTCAGCTTTGACCTTTGAGTGCCTCTGTATGAATGTGTTGCAATCCGGATATTAGTTTTTCCTCCAGTTCTGTTGCATTGCGGTATACCGTTGTCCTCCAATTTCTAATATCAAATTGCAGTGCTGTTCCTTTTCTTACAAGTTGAATAAGAGGTTTTTCAAATGCCCGAGCTAGCCCAGCCTCAAAATACACATTGTGAGAGTTAAGCGTGAAATCAGCAATAACAAAATCAGATTTTTTGATTTATTCAATTATTTGCTGAGATATCTCATAATCACCTTCTCTCAAGTCCATTCTAATTAATTGCATTGGCAAATTAGTTTGGGCGACTGCACGAAGCATAGCACGATAATAATCAACCAATGCCGGCTCCTCCTCTTCCCGGAAAGACATTGCTACAAACCCAATTAACTTCTTTGCTGAGGATGTTTTTTGAACTTCTGGTGCTGAAATCGTAATATAGTCATTGCTGACCCTCACGTTTTTATCACCATATCGCACGAAAACGTCCCCAGTACTAGCTGTAATAGGCCCAAAGTGAGAAGGTGCCTTTGTTACATGAATGCAGATGACATGTCTGCCATTAATTTCAAAGTCTGATATTTCAATAGGATAAGGAAAGATTGAATCGCATAAAGCTTGTGATTTTTTTATCTGTTTTGGTAAAGCATCTGCCGTTATTCCGATAATACGTCCTTCATTCGTAATTCCTATGAATAAATAACCTCCTTCGGAATTTGCTAGTGCAATTAATGAGGTAGCGATGTTTTGTTCATTAAAAAAGCCTGCTTTAAATTCTACATTCTGGCTTTCACCCCCCTTGATTAGGTTGGTATAATTCTCAATGGTTTCCATTTGATAAGGGCTGATTAAATGACTTGCATTTTTGAATGGGCTTCATTACTCCACCACCTCCCGGCACGCGCGGTATAAATCCTTCCAGCCGTCGCGCTCCTTCACCACGGTTTCGAGGTATTCGAGCCACACCACGCGGTCGGGGGTGGGGTCTTTGATGACGGCGCCGGTGAGGCCGGCGGCCAGGTCGGGGGCGCGCAGGGTGCCGTCGCCGAAGTAGGCGGCCAGGGCCAGGCCGGCGTTCATCACCGAGATGGCCTCGCCGGTGCTGAGGGTACCGCTGGGGCTCTTGAGCTTGATTTTGCCGTTGTCGGTCACGCCCTGGCGCAGCTCCCGAAACACCGTGACGAGGCGGCTGATTTCGGCCAGGGCGGGGGCCTCCACGGGCAGCTGCAGGGCCTGGCCCTGCTTGGCCACGCGGGTTTGCACGATGTGCACTTCCTCGGCCAGGGTGGCGGGCAGGGGCAGCACCACGGCGTTGAAGCGGCGGCGCAGGGCGCTGCTCAGCTCGTTCACGCCCCGGTCCCGGTCGTTGGCCGTGGCAATGACGTTGAAGCCCTGCCGGGCTTGAATTTCGGTGCTCAGCTCGGAAATGGGCAGCACTTTCTCGGAGAGCATGGTGAGCAGGGTGTCCTGCACGTCGGAGGGGATGCGCGTAAGCTCTTCGATGCGCACGAGCTGGCCGGTTTCCATGCCTTTGTAGAGCGGGCTGGGTACGAGGGCACCCAGGGAGGGGCCTTCGGCCAGCAGGCGGGCGTAGTTCCAGGAGTAGCGCAGGCTGTCTTCGGCGGTGCCGGCGGTGCCTTGCACCAGCAGGTTGGTGTGCCCGCTGATGGCGGCGGTGAGGTGCTCGCTCACCCAGCTTTTGGCCGTGCCGGGCACGCCGAGCAGCAGCAGGGCGCGGTCGGTGGCCAGGGTGGCCACGGCAATTTCCATCAGCCGCCGCTGGCCGATGTACTTGGGCTCAATCTCGAAACCATTATCAAGCTTGCCGCCGAGCAGGTAGGTCACCACAGCCCAGGGCGAGAGCTGCCAGCCCGGCGGCTTGGGGCGGGCCTGGTCGACGGCTTTGAGGGCAGCAAGCTCTTCGGCGTAGAGGTCTTCGGCGTGGGGGCGGAGCAGGGCGGTTGGCGTCATCGGTTTAGGGTGTGAGGGTAAGAGGGTGTGGGGGCAGGAGGTGGAAGGTATAACGTGCTTTTCGTCTGTTTACAGGCGTTTCTTATTCTCTTAGCGACCCCTCCAAATCGGCTTGGAAGCGCAGGGTGTCGATGAATTCGTGAAGTTGGGGTTGAAAGGTTTGGTGCATGTCGGCAATGGCTTCGGCTTGCTGGATGACGGCCACCGCATCGGCCGGGGCCACGTTGGGGGCCACGGTCTGGGACAGCAGCCACGCCAGCTGGCGCAGGTGGTAGGGCGGGGCGTTGACCTGGTACAGCGTGGCCGTGTTCGCCAGTTGGCTGGCAATGGCCCGCACCACCGTCAGGCTAAATGTGCGCGGCCACGGCGCAGGCACAAAGCCGAGGTCCTGCGTCCAATTTGGCACCTGGCGGCGCACCCGCTCCAGAATGGGCTCCAGCAGCTGCTCCTGACGGGCGTCGTCGGAGAGAAGCGCCGCCATCGAAACCCAGTCGATACCCCGGTCGCAGTGGGCTTTTTCCAACGCCGGTCGCTCGTTGAGCCAAATCGTGAGGAAAGCACCAGCGAAGGCGGCATCGTGGTGCAGCAAGGTGCTGCGCGACCAAGCCGTGAGCAGCGGCAAAGCCCATTCCGAAGCCAGGGCAGCAGCCAGTAACTCAGGCGGCGTGAGGCCAAGGTGGGTTAGCCAGCGCTGGGGCGGCAGCAGGGCCAGCAGGTTAGCGAGGCGGGCAGTGGCGGGGCCCACCGGCGTGTGAAACGTGGGCCCGTAGGCCGATAGAAACCGGGCATTCTTCTCCTCGATGCCATCGGCCAGCCAGGATTTGTCCCAGGCCTCGGGAAGGACAACATCGAGCTGGGCTTTGCCCAGGCCCAGCAGCTTGCGACTGGCGGATAGCAGCGGGGCGGCCCGTGCCCACAGCCGCTCGGTGAGGGCGGCGCCGGGCAGCTGAACCAGCAGCTCGGTGGCAAGACGGCGCACCTCCTGGCCGCGCGCTTTCAGCAGCGTTTCCAGCGCGGGCTCGGCGTCGGGGTGCAGGTGCTGGGCCAGGATTTCGAGCAAGGCCTCCTGCACCTTAGCCGGCTCGGTGGGCAGGGCGGCCAGGAGCAGGGCGCGGGCCTCGTCGGGCGCCTGGGCGAAGCGTTCGGCGAGCCAGGCGCGGCGCTGAGGCAGCGTGCCGGTTTCCCAGGTTTCGGGGTCGGCGCCCGGGTCCGATTCGGCAGGAGCAAGGCCTTCAGCCATTTTGGCCCAATCGGGGTTTTGTCGAATCAGCCAGTGGCCGCGCTGCCCCAGCAC
Proteins encoded in this region:
- a CDS encoding NAD(P)/FAD-dependent oxidoreductase, producing MQEFDVLIIGGSYAGLSAAMALGRARRRVLLLDTGRPCNRQTPHSHNFLTQDGATPAALRAQAIEQVLQYPTIELRADEALTAANVEGGFLIETAAGTRITARKLVLATGITDLLPALPGFAECWGISVLHCPYCHGYEVADQRLGVLGNGDVGFEFARLIRQWTRQLTLFTDGPATLTEAQRAALARHQVAVVETPISGLAHEQGYLRAVQLADGPDYPLDAVFARVPFQLPGTLAQQLGCAITEMGYVQVDDFQRTSMKGVYAAGDNTTPMRALAAAVAAGSKAGAVLNKELIDEDFT
- a CDS encoding DUF5682 family protein; translation: MSTNLRLFGIRHHGPGSAASLVAALEEFWPDIILLECPADAEAALATATNPELVPPVALLVYNPKQQGQASFLPFAEFSPEWQAVHWAARNAAHVRCMDLPMSLRFGMREAILAPLAQTSPPDPLSKREGAADLLPDITVMESSSRAGAPSLLERGSGGEVPAAGEAPEVAPNTDPVAYIARLAGYTDSEQWWETHLEHAPGNADTFAVVLELMTALREELKRPETEETLLREAFMRETLRATLAQGYPRVAVVCGAWHAPVLQADLLKKEDKARLKGLKKVPTETTWIPWTYERLSFSSGYGAGVLSPAWYELLFSQPRAEVLTHWMVRATRLLRGQDVDASSAHAIEGVRLAAALAAVRGLALPGIDELQEAAVAILGGGYAEPLALVQKELVIGHKLGEVPAGLPATPLQQDLAQQQKSLRLKPEAMAKDLDLDLRQPAQLDRSHLLHRLRLLDINWGEPEEATGARGTFHELWTLEWEPEMALAVIEAGRWGNTVLAAAAARAAARAAEATSLEAVSTLLEHALRADLGPAIPALVARLETIGADTRDVTHLLAALPPLAQVLRYGNVRRTDTAQVAQVVQQLVPRLCIGLPAACAGLDYDAAKALLTRLEATHQAIRLLQNDEHEADWYAALGAVQRNAASAGLLAGAATRLLFDAQQNDSDATATALGLALAPAQPTDYATAWVEGFLRGSGLLLIHHRELFDLLDRWLGELNEDTFREIVPLLRRAFTDFSLPERRQILEIANSDAAVSGTSESEDFDWERGARVLPGLRVLLGA
- a CDS encoding AlbA family DNA-binding domain-containing protein → METIENYTNLIKGGESQNVEFKAGFFNEQNIATSLIALANSEGGYLFIGITNEGRIIGITADALPKQIKKSQALCDSIFPYPIEISDFEINGRHVICIHVTKAPSHFGPITASTGDVFVRYGDKNVRVSNDYITISAPEVQKTSSAKKLIGFVAMSFREEEEPALVDYYRAMLRAVAQTNLPMQLIRMDLREGDYEISQQIIE
- a CDS encoding ATP-binding protein, which translates into the protein MTPTALLRPHAEDLYAEELAALKAVDQARPKPPGWQLSPWAVVTYLLGGKLDNGFEIEPKYIGQRRLMEIAVATLATDRALLLLGVPGTAKSWVSEHLTAAISGHTNLLVQGTAGTAEDSLRYSWNYARLLAEGPSLGALVPSPLYKGMETGQLVRIEELTRIPSDVQDTLLTMLSEKVLPISELSTEIQARQGFNVIATANDRDRGVNELSSALRRRFNAVVLPLPATLAEEVHIVQTRVAKQGQALQLPVEAPALAEISRLVTVFRELRQGVTDNGKIKLKSPSGTLSTGEAISVMNAGLALAAYFGDGTLRAPDLAAGLTGAVIKDPTPDRVVWLEYLETVVKERDGWKDLYRACREVVE